A DNA window from Phragmites australis chromosome 11, lpPhrAust1.1, whole genome shotgun sequence contains the following coding sequences:
- the LOC133884779 gene encoding glutamate--cysteine ligase B, chloroplastic-like: MALASRVSSHGAGPAAGRRGRPGFAVVGLPAAARRGRRRGGAVAASPPTEEAVQMTEPLTKEDLVAYLVSGCKPKESWRIGTEHEKFGFEVETLRPIKYVQIRDILNGLAERFDWDKIMEENNVIGLKQGKQSISLEPGGQFELSGAPLETLHQTCAEVNSHLYQVKAVGEEMGIGFLGLGFQPKWALSDIPIMPKGRYEIMRNYMPKVGSLGLDMMFRTCTVQVNLDFSSEKDMIRKFRASLALQPIATAIFANSPFKEGKPNGFLSLRSHIWTDTDNNRSGMLPFVFDDSFGFEQYVDYALDVPMYFIYRNKKYIDCTGMPFRDFMEGKLPQAPGELPTLNDWENHLTTIFPEVRLKRYIEMRGADGGPWRRLCALPAFWVGLLYDEESLQSILDMTFDWTKEEREMLRRKVPLTGLKTPFRDGYVRDLAEDVLKLAKSGLERRGYKEVGFLREVDEVVRTGVTPSERLLNLYETKWQRSVDPVFEELLY, encoded by the exons ATGGCGCTCGCGTCGCGGGTGTCGTCGCATGGTGCGGGCCCCGCGGCCGGGAGGAGGGGGCGCCCGGGGTTCGCGGTGGTTGGGCTCCCGGCGGCCGCGAGGAGGGGAAGGAGGCGCGGCGGAGCCGTGGCGGCGAGCCCTCCGACGGAGGAGGCGGTGCAGATGACGGAGCCGCTCACCAAGGAGGACCTCGTCGCGTACCTCGTCTCCGGGTGCAAGCCCAAGGAGAGTTGGAG AATTGGCACGGAACATGAAAAGTTTGGTTTTGAAGTTGAAACATTGCGACCTATAAAATATGTTCAGATCCGTGACATACTGAATGGGCTCGCTGAGAGATTTGATTGGGACAAGATAATGGAAGAAAACAATGTTATCGGGCTCAAGCAG GGAAAGCAAAGCATTTCGCTAGAACCTGGTGGCCAGTTTGAACTTAGCGGTGCTCCTCTTGAAACATTACATCAAACTTGTGCTGAGGTCAATTCACATCTTTATCAG GTCAAAGCAGTTGGAGAAGAAATGGGTATAGGATTTCTTGGACTTGGTTTTCAGCCGAAGTGGGCGCTGAGTGATATACCAATAATGCCCAAG GGAAGATACGAAATAATGAGGAATTACATGCCTAAAGTTGGTTCTCTTGGCCTTGATATGATGTTCCGCACGTGCACTGTTCAG GTTAATCTTGACTTCAGTTCAGAGAAGGATATGATAAGGAAATTTCGTGCTAGCCTTGCATTGCAACCT ATTGCAACAGCAATATTTGCTAATTCTCCCTTTAAAGAAGGAAAACCAAATGGGTTTCTCAGCTTAAGAAG CCATATCTGGACAGATACTGATAATAACCGCTCTGGGATGCTTCCTTTTGTCTTCGATGACTCGTTTGG ATTTGAGCAATATGTGGATTATGCATTAGATGTCCCAATGTATTTTATATATCGAAATAAGAAGTACATTGACTGTACCGGAATGCCATTTCGG GATTTTATGGAAGGAAAGCTCCCACAAGCTCCTGGGGAGTTGCCTACTCTAAATGATTGGGAGAACCATCTAACAACAATTTTTCCCGAG GTTAGGTTGAAGAGATACATAGAGATGCGGGGTGCTGATGGTGGCCCATGGAGGAGATTGTGTGCTTTGCCTGCATTTTGG GTTGGGCTGTTATATGACGAGGAATCATTACAAAGCATTTTGGATATGACTTTTGATTGGAcaaaggaagagagagagatgctACGACGGAAG GTACCGTTGACTGGTTTGAAGACACCATTTCGTGACGGATATGTAAGAGATTTAGCTGAAGATGTTCTAAAATTAGCCAAG AGTGGACTAGAAAGAAGAGGATACAAGGAGGTTGGTTTCTTGAGAGAGGTTGACGAAGTAGTGAGAACAG GAGTGACACCTTCCGAGAGGCTTTTGAATCTGTACGAGACCAAGTGGCAACGCAGCGTGGACCCTGTCTTTGAGGAGTTGTTATACTGA